Part of the Brassica oleracea var. oleracea cultivar TO1000 chromosome C8, BOL, whole genome shotgun sequence genome is shown below.
TCCCAAAAATACACTTCTTCAAATCGAAGTGATTTTTAATATTGGAAGCACAACATATATATTATTTCATTCATATTAAATAATTTAGTCTTGATTTTTATTCCTAAAAATATTTTAATGAAATATCATGACAAGATTCCAGTCACCTCCTTTTGAGTTTGTTCGAAGAATGAGAGATTTGATCATTCGTGTAATGTTTGTTTCTCTCTAATATCTCATCTAGCCATTTCTAAGAATGAGAAATGTGAACTATTTATTATAAGTTTTTTGGTTTATCATTTAATAAATCAAACAATTTTTAGTTTATACATAGTTTACATATACTAAAATGGTAAAATGTTATATTTTTTTATCGATATACTCTTAAGTAACTCAAAAACGTATGTTAATAAAATAAGTAATTTTTTTTCCTAAAATTAGATGATTTTTAGACCAAACTGGTGAATATATACTAAACAGACATTTATATTTTGAGTATGCACTTATATTATATAACAACTTAATATATTAGATTTTAACAGTTACCTGTGAATAGAGTTTGCTGTTGAATTTCTTCAAAATTTTGATTCTTAGATATTTATCTGGAGTAAAACTAATTTTTACAAATGTCCATAATTTTAAATTGACACTTATGTAATTCACAAAAGAAGTTAAGAAAAGAAACAAAACTTATATGAGTAAAATAGAAACGAGAACGAAAATATAATTTTATAGAGATAGAAAATGAAATCACTTATAGAGAGTCAATAGTAAACAAATCAAGAGGAGAAAACTAAATTCTCTTTCGTCATTTTACAATCGATGTTGCCTATCTGGTTTGATAATTTATGTTAGCCGGAAAACGTAAATTTTTTGTGTGCACATGAAATCTTAAAAATAATTAAAATGAGCTGTAATATGTTAACTCTTCAACAACGATGATACATTTAAGAGTAGAGATGTCAAACAGGTTGATCTGTCACATCCCGTTCGTTTTCAAGCGGGTCACGGCGGGTCAGGCCCGCACGGGCTGCTGTCTCTGAAATGGCTGCCCAAACCCGCCCCGCAATATATGTTGGCCTTTGCAAATTGGCCGAAACGTGCGACCTAGTCTTTGTTATGGTATGCACACGTTTTGGTGGTATTTTGGGGTCTATTATACTTTGTTATGGTACTTTGATGACGAAGAGAACAAGACCAGTCAGTACGGTTTGATGTCTAGTCTTTGTTATGGCATGCACACGTTGTTTTTTGGTAACATATGAGGACCGTTTCAAAATGTATCAGACTGAGCAAGAACTTGGCACTGAAATCAAACCAATCCCTTCTCAGATCGATCAAGCAATCTCTACTGTCATTAAACCTGTAACCGCACAAGAAATGTTACCACCTGTAAACGTTTAAGTCTGATGGTTAGGGTTTTTTTATTTAAATTTTACTGTGATTTTTAATATCTAACAATAATTTCTTATTGGTCAATTAATTTTTAATTTAAAAAAAATATTTTCTACTGGTCAAAACAAGAACATCAACAAACATATCATTATACAAGAACAATACAATATGACTCATGCTACAGCTCAAGCCACTGCTCTGGATACAGGTCATTGGGATCTATCTGTACAAATTCTTTCTCACTCTCCGTGTTTGTGAAGGCTTCATGTCGAATAGCCTGCATAATAAAAGTGTAAAGATGAGTTTATAAATAAAGAAATTAGCAAGCATCCACCAATAATCAGAGTCAGTCTTTACGTTTCTGTTTTGTAAAGTGCTAGTAATAAAGGCACATCTACATATGCCGACACCAACGTAAATATAATGTTGAATAAAGAAAGGCACATCTGCATTTCATCTTCTTTCTCAATAGTAACCCCTAAACGACCTTGAACAAGTCTTTGTGTACATGCATGCTCAACTTTGTTGTCGGTTCAGCCTCTGCCGCAGATCGAAAACAAAGAGATACCACCGGACACAATCTAAAGCTTAAACTTCACAAAAACGACAACAGAAACTAAGGAGAAAGTGGTTTTATAGCAACAAATCATAGAGTTTCTATGAAACAGAGAAGAATCTGAATCGAGATCAATTCGTTTCTTAAACACAATTCGTAGCCAACAAATCAATCTCGTACAATTATCAACACATAGCAGATAAATCGATAAAAGGAACGTTGTGAGAGATTCAAACCTGCCTATCCAGAAGGAGAAGGAAGCGGCGAGAACTTTAGCGGAGAAGACACAGAGCAGAGCATGGAGGAAACCGAAGAGAATAGAAGCGCCAGAAGCTCCGGTGGTGAAAGAGACAAAAGTGAAGCTCTGTTGCGGTCTCATGGATGTCCCGCATGCCCAACCCGCATTTGGCCCGGCCTGTTTATATCGCCCGCAGTCCAGGTTTACAATTGTCATCTCTGTTTAAGAGACTAACATTTGTATTCGTCACGATAAAGATTATAGTGTTGCAAAATGTTAAAATCATTTAACAAACAAACAATATTATGAAAACTGCATTAGTTTGTAAAAGGTATTTTTTTGATTGAATAAATTCAACGCTCTTTCAAAAAAGAACAAATATATATTATATTATATAATATATATACTTAAACACAAACTAGCTGAATCTACGTTTTCTCCAACGAATCCGACTGTTGTCTTGCTTCCAAAACCCTGAAAGCCTAACCAAGCTTGGAACGTAGCTGCATAAAAAAGGGAAACGAATTTCCGATACATTAGCTTTAATTACTTGGAAATCCTTGTCGTTGACGACTCTGATAATAGACAGTCCCTTCATGCCAATGTGTTTACAAGTTATGACGAGTCTATCGTTTTTGTCGAAATAATAATTAGTAGAATAATTTGGTCCAAGAAGTAAGCATGAGCCAATGCTTCGCCCATATGTTGATATAACAGCGGAAACTCTGGTATGTCCACGACCAATAATTTGGTCCAAGAAGTAAGCATGAGCCAATGCTTCACCCATATGCATATCTTCCATGTTTTGTGACATTGCTCCAACACTGAAAGCCTATCTCCTTTATAAATCTCTAGTGCAATAGGGTTCATCTCATCATAGCTTAATGGCAGGTCATCTATGGGCTGAAAACTCTCTTTGTAAAAGTCATAGCTTTGTACGAAAGCTGTATGGTTTTCTCGAAGACCAATACAATAAGGAGTTCCTCTCAGAGACAGGATCGACAATGGCTCACTAAGGAACCAATCAAAACTGATGCTATCTATAACCTTCCATGTCTTAGATGCAACTTCACAGACCTCGACCCTTGAAGGTCTATTTCTCGAATTACTAGCACACCGAAACCTTAAGATCCTGTAATCACAGTGGCTGAGGTATCCAAGGCTGTAAGCATCATCTCGTTGGTGAAAGTCACTACCGCATTTGATCCAAGTCGTTTCCTTCAGTAAGGGGTTCCAAACTAGAAGCTGGTTTTCCATGACACACAACAACAGACCATCGCAATGAACAGCCCTGTACAACATAATTGCCACGCATGGTCGGGCTTTTGTAAGGGTGAAGTCTTGGACGATCAAAGACGGAGGATCGTCCACGTTGTTTTGCTGCTCCTCAATGCCCACGGCAGAAATCTTAGGACCACGGTCTGTGAGTATAAACCGATGTTCACCGCTATAGCTGTGCATGTGAAACGACAAGTTCTTCTTGTTGAAATTCTCCTCCAAAATAAGACTATTCCAAAGCTTACATACACATCTCAACGTTGCAAGATATTTCCATGGAACTCTGGCGAGAATTTCCTCTTCCAAATGATATGGTAGATTCAGTGCCATTGTCGTGGAACCTGGTCAACAAAGAGGTAAGATGCTAACAATGTTTTATAACCGTAACATACATATATATAAGATAGATGACGATATACTAGAAATTGGAAATCTAAAAAATAATACGAAACTTGGATAAATAAAGTTTCTATATTTAAGTTATCGATAGTTTCCTATTCTCTATCTGTTTTCTTTTTTTTTGAGAAAATTCCTATTCTTTATTGTCAACACAAAAGCCTGCTGCTTTAGAGATAATGTGTTTATAATGTTCCTTTTTAGCAACGAAAGTAATACTATAACTTTAGAGATAATAATACTATAATCTAAATCTCAAAAAGTAGCTAAACGAAAAACGAGTTCCTGAGAATGTGTAATTGGAAACAACAAACAAACTAGAAAAATTGGATAAATATAATTACTGACAATTTGTAAAATTCAAAATATCTATTTTTTACCAGAGAGTTACAACTGCACGTCACAATATCTACTTTTACCAAAGTGCGTCACTGTCAGAATTTCACCTTTTTTGGTAAATAGATTTCCAATTTTTTAAAACTTAGAAATTTTATTTTCCTTTCTTCCGAAAGTTTTTTTTTAAAAAGTTAATAATAACATATTTACAGGTAATTTTACTTTCTTATGAAACTTAAAACGTATCTTTTGATCAAAAAAAAAAAACTTCAATCATATCTCTTTTTCAAATTGTTTCAAAATTTCTCCGTACATATTTGTTTCGCATGTCAAAGATCCAAAACTTATACTTAGAAGACCAACCTACTAGACAAAGTACAATTCAAAGTCTTTAAGAAACTTGAAGTTGATGCAAACCAATAAACCCAAATCCAAAAGGTTAAAAACTAAACACAAGCTGTAAACATAAGAAACTCCTTTTTCTTAGAAAAAAAAAAACAGATTTTGTGAACCAACCTAGTCGATGTGGCAAGCCCTCAAATCAGATCAGATGCCCCTCTCTCTTTCTTCTATCGTTATTTTCAGCATTGAGGATCAGAACATTAGGGTTTTCAGAAAATTTATCTGAAAAATAAATGCTTATTGGGCCCAACGCTCACGGCCCATCAAAAAGTTGAATTTATTACAGGAGACCAAGGTGAAATAGTGACGTATATTTTGGACTTCGTACTTCCAACCGGCAGTCAGTTACATAAGGCAAATAGTGTTATCAACAGTGCCGTAAGTAGGGTACGGAGGCCTGAGGCAAATATGTGGATTTTTTTCTTTTTTTTTGAAACATAAAAATGTGGATTTTCATTTATTCTAAATAATAGTATATTAGTTAAATAACATTGTAACAACCTTTATAGAAGCTAGAACATAAATTTTGGTTCTTATTATTCAACAAATGCTTTATTTCTGACTGTTTATGAGGATAAATATTTAACTATATAAAGTTTTATTGGAAATAGGTTAGAAGCGTAAATAATGAAGCTCCCACCAATACTAAAACAAGAATATAAAGCACTAAATGTTCATAATATAGATAAGTATTTTGGATTATTATATTTTCATTGTGGTTATGTGTTAATCTATAGATGTAGGGTCCTAAAATTTATATTGTGAGAAGGAGTCTCAGGCCAATGCCTCCAATTTTGTGTGATAAGCACGACCTTGGTTGTCTAGATACTGCGATGTAGCTCCATGTCTTGTGTATTTCATGTAAATTTATTAGTTTGTATAACAGTAATGATGAGTTAATAAATTATATTTTATTAATAGTAATGATGAGTTAATAAAAGTCTAATCCAATTTTATAATTCTTACAATCGAATACACATATATTAATTCAGTCGAGCACACATATCACCAGCAGGACTCGCTCCTTCAAATCTACCTCCCGATAGATTTAGAGTAGGCTTGGACATTTTACCCGGACCCAAAAATCCGATTTGAAAACGGACCCGAAAAACAGGTTTCGATCAGATTCAGGTAAAGCAAATTAACCTATTGAATATTTTTGTTCAAGACTCGCGGGTACATGTTCGGTCTAGATCCTACTTGAGACCCGATCCGGTACTCAAAATTTCAAAAAAAAAATATTGCATATATTAGGTATATTTGTGAATTTTGCTTTATTTTTAGTACTATTGATACTTTTTAAGTTTTTGGCTCAGGTATTCGGTTATAGTTTTGGGTTTGGGTAAAATTTTAGATTTTTCGAAAATATAATTTAGGTATTCAGGTAAACTTTTGGGTACCTTTCAAGTTTCCAGGTTAGATTTTGGGTCAAAATTTTAGATATTTTCGGAGTATTTAAATATTTTCAAATATTTTCTTGTTTTCCAATACTTTTTTTGGGTTTCAGGTAATTTTTTGAGTCTTCTTCAAATCCAGTTGGAATATTTCATATTCTTTTAGGGTCCAATATACCCAAACCAATCCAGACCCCATAATGTACCAAAAAAATATGTTTGTAACAGGTTTTCAAATTAGCACCCAAAGCGGAACCAAACCATAAAAAACTAAAAGTACCTATCGGGTCCAAATTTACTACACTCCAAAGACTTGAACTCGACGAGAACCGACACGGATCCGATAACCCGAATGCGCAGGCTAGGCGTAGGTCAATATATTTCAAAATATTTAATGCAGAGTGGTTGCGGATTGATATATTTCAACTACGGATGGATGCAGGTGGGTATAAGAAAAAGGGAACACACTAACTTGTTGAATCCGTCTTGCTTAGAAAACCCTTGAAGCCTAACTAAGCTAGGAACCTAGTTGCATTGAAAAGGATAACCACATTAATTCCCTTCATCAGCTTTAATTGCTGGCAAATCTGTCGTCACTCTGATAATACATAGTCCCTTCATGCCAATATCATTACAAGTTATAGCGATCCTATTGTTTTTGTTGAAAAAAAATTGTTGAAAGGAGGCTGGGAGGTGCACATAACAGCGGAAACTCTGGTATGTCCACGACCACCAAATTGGTCCAAGAAGTAAGCACGAGCAATGCTTCACCCATATGCATATCTCCCTTGTTTTGTGACATTGCTCCAACACCGCCTTTTAAAATCTCTAGTGCCATAGGATTCAACTCATCATAGCTGAATGGCGGGTCATCTGTGGGTTGAAACCTTTCTTTGGAAAAATCATAGCTTTGTATGGAAGCTGTATGATCTTCACGAACACATACAATAAGGAGTTCCTCTCAAAGAGATGATTGACAATGGCACACTAAGAAACCAACCAAAACTCATCTTATCTATAACCTTCCATGTCGCAGATGCAACTTCACTGACCTATGTCCAGTGGCAGAGCCAAGAGAAGATTTTAGGAGGGTCAGTTCACAATCAATATACATTAATATGGGTCAATTAACTAATTTTTACATGATTTTCTAAGTTTTTCAAAGAGATATGTAATTTAAAATCAAAAATTCACATGGGTCAACTGACCCATGTGCCAACATGCTGCCTCCGCCACTGCCTATGTCTTAGATGCAACTTAACAGACCTCGATACTTGAAGGTCTATTTTTGGAATTATCTTAAGATCCTGTAATCACAATGGCCTATCTATCCAAGGCTGTAAGCATTATCAAGTTGGTGAAGGTCGCTACCGCATTTAATCCAATTCGTTGTTTCCTTCAGTAAACCAAAAGCTGGTTTTCCAAAAGCTGGTTTTCCATGAGCCAACAACAGAAAGTCGCAATAATATTCAAAGTTTATAGGGGAAAAACGCTTTTTAAATCCCCAACTTACCAAAATAAGCTAAAAAAAACCCTTATTTCTATATAAGCCAAATAAGAAGAAGAAAAGACCACAAGTATGTTTTTTTAATGACAATTAACGGAAGTTTAAGAAAAATTAACAGTTGACTTTGGGATGTTTAAAATGAGTTAACTTTGGGATGTTTAAAATGGCCGAGTCAACATAAGTTTATGATTAATTTGAGAAAATTTTGAAAGTTTGAAACTTATTTAGCTTAAAGTTGGGGATTTTCTTATAAGCTGGGGATTTAAATGAAGTTTTTCCCAATTTTATAGTTATAATTTTAATGTTTAAATTATTATAAGTAGTAGTATAACTATAACTAGAGATTGATCCACGCATCCGCGTGTATATTGGTTCTTACATTTTTATACATTGATTTTTTTTTTTGCATAATTAGTGTTATATATGATGTGTCGTACTAATATACCTAATTGTATTCAAAAGACATTGACCGAATCGGGTAATATAGTTATTTTTTGTACAAATATCCGAACTCGTTTCAAATACATTTGTTATTTAGAGATTTTTAGGTTCCTATATATCAGAACCGAACTCATCTAGACCCATAATGACTCAACTCAAAACCCACACATAAATTTATAATATTCAAGGGAGACCTAATTACAAAACAAAACAAAAAACGATAACCGAAAGGAACAGTCCGTACCTTAATGGATAGCCAATGTTCATGTCTACCTGATTTTATAAACTAATAAAAAAAACTCGTGTTTAGCTAAATTAATTGAAATATAAAGATTTTTTATTTAGTAAAATAATTATATAGAGTGAAAAGTTAAGTGATTATAAATGTAATACATTTTTATTATAATGATTTAAGTTATTATTTTATTCACAAAAACATGTCTTTGAATTTTTGGTTTTTGCTACGTAATTTTCCAGCGACTGAAACTAAAATAAAAACAATTTTTTAGTAAAATAAACTAAACAGAACGTTTAACCATATGTAAAAACCAGTTATTTACATTTTTTTGTTTTATAACTGGCAAAAAGTTAATGTTGATTAACTAATAAATAAAAATATGTACTATTATTATTATGATAATATAATTAATGATGTGATGTATTGATAAGGTAATATAATTAATGAAATTGTTAAACTAAGTGAAATATGGAAAGATAATTAATATAATTATATTAATAAAATTACCAAAAAGACATTATACTTGTTTTTTATATTGCTATCCATGTTTTCAAACAATTATCATTTATACTGATATCAATATTTCCAAACAATTTCAATGTGTACTTCAGTTTTAATAATATATATATATATACTAGATGATATTAATTTTTGTTCATTAAATGATTTTAACATTTTGCAATACTACAATCTTTATCGATTGTAAAATGACGAATACAAATGTTGGTCTCTTAAATGTATCATCGTTTTTTAAAGTTAATATATGACATATCATTTTAATTATTTTTAAGACTTCATATGTACAAAAGAAAATTTAAACAAATCACAAAAACTAGATAGACAACATTGATTGTAAAATGACGAAAAAGATTAGGTTTTCTGCTCTCGATTTGTTTACTATTGAATCTCCATAAGTGATTTCATTTTCAAATTCTATAAAATTGTGCTTTCGTTCTAGTTTTTGTTTCACTTATATGAGTTTTGTTTCATTTTTAACTTCTTCTGTAAATTTGGTGAATTACATAAGTGTCAATTTAAAAAGATGGACATCAGCAAATATTAATTCCACTCCAAATACATATCTAAGAATCAATTTTTTGAAGAAAATCACTGGCAAACTCTAATTCACAGTTTAGTGTTTAAATAATCTAATATATCAAGCTGTTATAGAATATAAGTGCAGACTCGAAATATAAATGTTTGTCTAGTATACATTCACCAGTTCGGTCTACAAATCATATAATTCTAGAACATCAAAACAAATTACTTAACCTACACTTTTGAGGTTTATTAAAAATAACATACATTATAGTAAGCACATAAATCAAAACCAATATTTTTTGTTTATTTACAATCATGTTTTTGGTAAATAAATCAAAACAATCATTGTATTTACTTTATATGATATATAATTAAACTTTGGTGATATTGACATATATATATATATATATATAGTATATTTTAATATAAGCATTTATTATTGACACTTCCTACTCATATGATTTTATTAACATTTGTATATTTGTTGTAGCAAAAATTTGAACCGTTAATCACAAAACTTTTAAGTAAGATTTATCAATACAAATTTCAAAATTAAAATATTAACATCTCAATAATTTTTCAATGCATGACATATTTATATATTTTTATATAGTATATTATTTAATTAAAATGATATTAATACATATATATAATATGAATATCAATTAATGAGACTTTGTATTCATATGATTTATGATCATTTGTATCTTTTTTTGAACAAAAAATAGCTAAACCATTGATCACAAAATTTTCAATGTGAGGCTTTTACTATTTTTAGGAATTTAGAGTCATTTTAAAAAATTCAAAATATAACATATATACAAAATATAAATTAAACATTATATACTTAATGTGATTGTTTATTTTTTTAATAATATAAAATTAAACAAAGAAAGAGAGAGGATACAAAAATTGATATCAAATATGTATTATTCATAATCATTAATGTCATATATATGTTAACCATATTAGACAATTTCGTGGTTTTTATTTAAGGAAAGAATTAAAAATATTCTTTTGTACACTACTAATCTATTTGATAATTAGTTTAATAAAAAATATAATATATATTTGTATGAACCAACTTACTGTTATAAGGTATCTAAAAATCATCCTAGTTGACACGTGGCTACGAAACATGTTGTAATGATCCATGATTAATATATAGAGGATATATCGAATATTTTTGGATATCCGTAATTTTGGGTTCGATTCGGGTTTAGATTCGTATCCATTTCTTTGGATAAAGAACTCCATGTACCATTCAACTATCTATGTTGGATCGGATTCTGTGGGGCATTTTAAATTTTGGATCGGTTCCAATTTTGAATTTCGGATCCAAAAATTTGGCAGGTCTAGTTGAATGTCAGTGGTTTTTAGGTGTTTTCTTTTCCTAAGTGTTTGGGATTTCAGATTTTATATTCCTTAGTATCTGTTTTTCTTATGAAAAAAACTCAGAAACATTTATGCTAAAACTTTTCTTAGTTGTATTAATTGACATACACTTCTTATTCACATATATTTATAGACAATAGATCTAGTTGAATCTACATTTTCTCCAGCGAATCCGACTTGTGTCTTGCTTAGAAAACCCTGGAATCCTAACTACGCTAGGAACGTAGCTGCATAAAAAAGGGAAACGACATTCCCCTTCATTAGCTTTAATTACTTGGAATTCCTTGTCGTTGATGACTCTGATAATAGATAGACCCTTCATGTCAGTATCATTACAAGTTATAACAAGCCTATTATTTTTGTCGAAATAATAATTTGTAGAAATGAGGGTAAGACGTGGATATATAAGCGGAAACTCTGGTATGTCCACGACCACCAATTTGGTCCAAGAAGTAAGCATGAGCCAATGCTTCACCCATATGCATATCTTCCTTGTTTTGTGACATTGCTCCAACACCGAAAGCCTATCTCCTTTATAAATCTCTAGTGCAATAGGATTCATCTCATCA
Proteins encoded:
- the LOC106309499 gene encoding putative F-box/LRR-repeat/kelch-repeat protein At1g11620 isoform X2 yields the protein MALNLPYHLEEEILARVPWKYLATLRCVCKLWNSLILEENFNKKNLSFHMHSYSGEHRFILTDRGPKISAVGIEEQQNNVDDPPSLIVQDFTLTKARPCVAIMLYRAVHCDGLLLCVMENQLLVWNPLLKETTWIKCGSDFHQRDDAYSLGYLSHCDYRILRFRCASNSRNRPSRVEVCEVASKTWKVIDSISFDWFLSEPLSILSLRGTPYCIGLRENHTAFVQSYDFYKESFQPIDDLPLSYDEMNPIALEIYKGDRLSVLEQCHKTWKICIWVKHWLMLTSWTKLLVVDIPEFPLLYQRPNYSTNYYFDKNDRLVITCKHIGMKGLSIIRVVNDKDFQVIKANVSEIRFPFLCSYVPSLVRLSGFWKQDNSRIRWRKRRFS
- the LOC106309499 gene encoding putative F-box/LRR-repeat/kelch-repeat protein At1g11620 isoform X1, which produces MALNLPYHLEEEILARVPWKYLATLRCVCKLWNSLILEENFNKKNLSFHMHSYSGEHRFILTDRGPKISAVGIEEQQNNVDDPPSLIVQDFTLTKARPCVAIMLYRAVHCDGLLLCVMENQLLVWNPLLKETTWIKCGSDFHQRDDAYSLGYLSHCDYRILRFRCASNSRNRPSRVEVCEVASKTWKVIDSISFDWFLSEPLSILSLRGTPYCIGLRENHTAFVQSYDFYKESFQPIDDLPLSYDEMNPIALEIYKGDRLSVLEQCHKTWKICIWVKHWLMLTSWTKLLVVDIPEFPLLYQHMGEALAHAYFLDQIILLIIISTKTIDSS